The following nucleotide sequence is from Alkalinema sp. FACHB-956.
TCAAGCAATAGGCTAACGCCAAAATGATCCAGTAGCCTTAAGCTCAGGGGTGATTCTGCCAGAAATAACTGCGTTGCATAGGCCGCGGATAACACTGCCCCCAACAGAGCAAAATAACGACTAACGCGCGGAATGAGGTAGACAATAAACCCTAGCAAAAAAGGACAGGCGATCCAAGCTAGTGTCCAGTAATTCATCCATTGATTCATCATGTATTATTCTTTTCGATTTCATGACATTCTAAGGTCGGATTATCTCGCGATAGCTTCATGGCTCCGACCAGCATGAGTGCTTGGATAGAGAGGCCAATCACGATCGCGGTCAAGATCACAGCCTGGGGAACTGGATCAGCATAGGCTCCTGCCGGAGACGACTCAGCCAAAATCGGCGTAAACACCCCATCCCGGCCTGCAATCACGACATAATACGTAACCACACCGGTACTCATGACATCCATGGCGATGATTTTCATCACCAAGTTCTTTTTGAACAGGATGCCGAAGAAACCAAACAAGATCGTTGCAAAAACAAATGCTTCTAACACCATACTTTTTGCCTAATCACAATATAGATTGACAGTAATGGCTTGAGATTTCGCTGAATAATGCACGATGACAAGCAATCATGGACGCAAGTGAATAACTTGCATCAAAGCCTGTGTCAGATACAGCATCGGTTGATTGAGCTCAGTTGAATGAATCCTACGCTCACAAGCTGGGAACTAGCTTCCTCTCGATCGTGGGTGATTCAATTGCGCCAATACGCTAATACATCCATGCCCATAAAATACCTACATCCCTGGTCTCTGGTGAACAAAAAAGCTTGGTCGAGAAATTAATCAGAATCACCATCAGAAGTCAGCAAGGGATGAGGTCAGGCCATTAGAGCATGAATGACAGATAGACCATGCAGCACTTGCGATCGCACATTACGATCGCAGGAGTTAAATCCAGGGTGGGAACCTCCATGAAAACAATAGATTGTTCTAAATAGTCCAATAAGCTTCAATAATTAAACTATTATCA
It contains:
- a CDS encoding NADH-quinone oxidoreductase subunit K — its product is MLEAFVFATILFGFFGILFKKNLVMKIIAMDVMSTGVVTYYVVIAGRDGVFTPILAESSPAGAYADPVPQAVILTAIVIGLSIQALMLVGAMKLSRDNPTLECHEIEKNNT